In a single window of the Rhopalosiphum padi isolate XX-2018 chromosome 1, ASM2088224v1, whole genome shotgun sequence genome:
- the LOC132931842 gene encoding uncharacterized protein LOC132931842: MSDETFKNKKKNTKAALISLGTIDITKLRSDDGDYSDIDKTYAPVKLNDSDNEDNLFNVEVCSDIESGFKTPVNLPNKPSPTFEIASNKKLKLYNTYISTKNTSTSSYVLAVDDEVSINKNHLISSQPELDSDEAFKKNIRRILITLKYDVQNIHIRRDVLETLIEKTDGKLSGQPDIIYSDKEDINIINNDEDLQKAEDKLTNDALYRSNVIRTLSRFSCNTLAETMRKIMQILFSDSFLMKYSFIGFKGKIQFSSLQCCSVIFGKLK; encoded by the exons ATGTCtgatgaaacatttaaaaataagaaaaaaaataccaaagcTGCTCTAATTTCACTAGGAACAATAGATATTACAAAACTAA gaTCTGATGATGGTGATTATTCAGATATAGACAAGACATATGCACCAGTAAAATTGAATGATTCAGACaatgaagataatttatttaatgttgagGTTTGTTCAGATATTGAATCTGGTTTCAAAACACCAGTGAATCTACCAAATAAACCATCGCCTACATTTGAAATAgcatcaaataaaaaactaaaattatacaacacctatatttcaacaaaaaatacCTCAACATCTTCTTACGTGCTAGCAGTAGATGATGAAGTGTCTATTAACAAAAACCATTTGATCTCTTCTCAGCCTGAACTTGATAGTGATGAAG cttttaaaaaaaacataagaagAATTTTGATTACCCTGAAGTAtgatgtacaaaatatacatatacgcagGGATGTTCTAGAAACTCTGATTGAGAAAACTGATGGTAAACTTTCAGGACAACCAGATATCATTTATTCAGACAAagaagatattaatattattaataatgacgaAGATTTACAAAAGGCAGAAGATAAATTAACAAATGATGCCTTATACCGATCTAATGTG atcagAACTTTGTCTCGGTTTTCATGCAATACTTTGGCAGAGACTATGagaaaaataatgcaaatactATTCAGCGATtcatttttaatgaagtattcttttattggttttaaaggTAAAATCCAATTTTCTTCATTACAATGTTGCTCTGTTATATTtggtaagttaaaataa